A portion of the Halobacillus ihumii genome contains these proteins:
- a CDS encoding flagellar basal body-associated FliL family protein, translating into MTALKSNLFKTVMIIVSTLTVAGVAALIVVLNLDRSEASGERSIDEIREASLLTEDITIDTVDGHFVRISFRIVTDGEKALEELKKRDFQMKNILIKELATMKAESFQSGLSGLEEEVKLRLNELMKNGIITEVYTVEKVLQ; encoded by the coding sequence GTGACAGCATTGAAGAGTAACTTGTTTAAAACCGTCATGATTATAGTAAGTACTCTTACCGTCGCAGGTGTGGCGGCACTGATTGTCGTTTTAAACTTAGATCGCAGCGAAGCGAGTGGAGAACGATCGATTGACGAGATAAGAGAAGCATCGCTGCTGACCGAAGACATAACTATTGATACTGTCGACGGTCATTTCGTCCGAATTAGCTTCAGAATTGTAACAGATGGGGAGAAAGCCTTGGAAGAATTGAAGAAACGAGATTTCCAGATGAAGAACATTTTAATCAAAGAACTTGCCACAATGAAAGCCGAATCTTTCCAGAGCGGACTAAGCGGACTGGAAGAAGAAGTGAAATTACGGCTCAACGAGTTAATGAAGAATGGAATTATTACCGAAGTTTATACCGTTGAGAAAGTCCTTCAGTAA
- the fliY gene encoding flagellar motor switch phosphatase FliY, with protein MNDDMLSQDEIDALLNGNVEEEGNKSQESQESTKVEDFLSSLEQDALGEIGNISFGSSATALSSLLNQKVDITTPSISVVKRSSLSEEFPKPHVAINVTYTDGFSGENLLVIREPDAAVIADLMLGGDGTNPAEGLNEIHLSAVQEAMNQMMGSAATSMSTVFKKKVDISPPAINVLYPEENQGTDQIPADEALMKVSFNLKVGNLIDSAIMQLLPVSFARELVDQLLDPPEENADTTVQTSGNDPDVQQPSRQAAPRPQPAQRPVEEESEPQLVGGASGQELHNSTIQTAEFSDMEHVQLSNNEQHNLDMLMDIPLKVTVELGRTKRTIKEILELSAGSVVELDRLAGEPVDIHVNDKLMAKGEVVVIDESFGVRVTDILSQKDRLKKLK; from the coding sequence ATGAATGACGATATGCTGTCACAAGATGAAATAGATGCACTTTTGAATGGAAATGTAGAGGAGGAGGGAAACAAAAGCCAGGAGTCACAAGAATCTACCAAGGTTGAGGATTTTCTTTCCAGCCTTGAACAAGACGCTCTTGGAGAAATAGGAAATATTTCTTTTGGAAGCTCTGCCACAGCACTATCCTCTCTGCTTAACCAAAAGGTGGATATTACGACTCCTTCTATTTCTGTCGTGAAAAGATCTTCCTTGTCAGAGGAGTTTCCTAAGCCTCACGTGGCGATAAACGTTACATATACAGATGGATTCTCTGGGGAAAACCTCTTAGTGATCAGGGAACCGGATGCAGCAGTCATTGCCGACCTGATGTTGGGTGGAGATGGTACAAATCCTGCTGAAGGTTTGAATGAAATTCATTTGAGTGCCGTTCAAGAAGCTATGAACCAGATGATGGGATCGGCAGCAACAAGTATGTCCACCGTCTTTAAGAAAAAAGTGGACATATCACCACCGGCGATTAATGTTTTATATCCCGAAGAAAATCAGGGTACCGATCAAATTCCAGCTGATGAAGCACTAATGAAAGTGTCTTTTAACCTTAAAGTTGGGAATTTAATTGATTCAGCTATCATGCAGCTGCTGCCGGTGTCGTTTGCTCGTGAATTAGTGGATCAACTGTTAGATCCTCCCGAGGAAAACGCTGATACAACAGTACAAACCTCGGGAAATGATCCAGACGTTCAGCAGCCGTCCCGGCAAGCTGCACCACGCCCGCAACCTGCGCAACGACCAGTAGAGGAGGAATCAGAGCCGCAGCTAGTCGGAGGCGCCAGCGGACAGGAACTTCACAATTCAACGATTCAAACGGCAGAATTCTCGGATATGGAGCACGTGCAGTTAAGTAATAATGAGCAACATAATCTGGATATGTTAATGGATATTCCTTTAAAAGTCACCGTTGAATTAGGAAGAACCAAACGTACGATCAAAGAAATTCTTGAACTTTCAGCAGGCTCAGTCGTTGAACTTGATCGATTAGCCGGCGAACCAGTTGATATCCATGTCAACGACAAACTGATGGCTAAAGGCGAGGTCGTAGTTATCGATGAAAGCTTTGGGGTCAGGGTAACAGATATCCTGAGTCAAAAGGATCGCTTAAAAAAATTAAAATAA
- a CDS encoding flagellar FlbD family protein, whose translation MNGEGFWFNAIYIERIQSNPDTTITTTHGKRFVVKESEAIVIKKMKHFYREIGLLRVVDKAGDSIEE comes from the coding sequence TTGAATGGAGAGGGATTTTGGTTTAACGCGATATACATAGAAAGGATCCAATCAAATCCTGACACAACGATCACAACAACGCATGGTAAACGGTTTGTCGTAAAAGAGTCGGAAGCAATCGTTATTAAAAAAATGAAACACTTTTATCGCGAAATCGGGCTGTTACGAGTTGTGGATAAGGCAGGTGACAGCATTGAAGAGTAA
- a CDS encoding response regulator: MAERILIVDDAAFMRMMVKDILTKNGFEIAGEAEDGQKAVELYKEHQPDLVTMDITMPEMDGITALKEIKQYNPNAKVIMCSAMGQQAMVVDAIQAGAKDFIVKPFQADRVIEAIQKALN; encoded by the coding sequence ATGGCAGAACGTATTTTAATTGTAGATGATGCAGCATTTATGCGAATGATGGTGAAAGATATTTTAACGAAAAATGGGTTTGAAATTGCCGGAGAGGCTGAAGATGGCCAAAAGGCTGTAGAACTTTATAAGGAACATCAGCCTGATTTAGTGACAATGGACATTACGATGCCGGAGATGGACGGCATTACGGCGTTAAAAGAGATTAAACAGTACAATCCCAATGCCAAGGTGATTATGTGTTCAGCCATGGGGCAGCAAGCGATGGTAGTCGATGCGATCCAGGCTGGAGCAAAGGATTTTATTGTCAAGCCGTTTCAGGCTGACCGTGTGATTGAAGCGATACAAAAAGCACTTAACTAA
- the fliM gene encoding flagellar motor switch protein FliM — protein MADEVLSQSEIDSLLSALSTGEMDAEELKSEEKEKKVRVYDFKRALRFSKDQIRSLSRIHENFARLLTTYFSAQLRTYVNISVASVDQLPYEEFIRSIPTMTILNIFSVPPLDGRILLETNPNIAYVMLDRVLGGKGTSGNKVDNLTEIETMIMSQLFEHSLENYQEAWGSIAEIEPVLEELEVNPQFLQMVSPNETVVVVSFNTSIGETSGMINICIPHVVLEPIIPKLSVHYWMQNRQTKENNSDEFAALSKTIQSAQVDVRAILGEADMSIEEFLKLNKNDVIRLDQLIEEPMKLKVDEEEKFFIQPGKRKNRLAVQVLDEYRRRAKQYE, from the coding sequence TTGGCAGATGAAGTACTTTCACAAAGTGAGATTGACTCACTTCTCTCAGCATTATCGACGGGGGAAATGGATGCTGAAGAACTGAAATCTGAGGAAAAAGAAAAAAAGGTACGAGTCTATGACTTTAAACGAGCTTTGCGTTTCTCTAAAGATCAGATTAGAAGTCTTTCCCGCATTCATGAAAACTTCGCCAGGTTATTGACAACCTATTTTTCAGCGCAGTTAAGAACGTATGTAAATATAAGTGTGGCATCGGTTGATCAACTTCCTTATGAAGAGTTTATCCGTTCCATCCCAACGATGACGATCTTAAATATTTTCAGTGTTCCTCCGCTTGACGGACGAATCTTGCTTGAAACCAATCCGAACATAGCTTATGTCATGCTGGATCGCGTTCTCGGTGGAAAAGGGACGAGCGGAAATAAGGTGGACAACCTGACCGAAATCGAAACCATGATTATGTCACAGCTTTTTGAGCATTCCCTGGAAAACTACCAGGAAGCCTGGGGGTCAATCGCTGAAATTGAACCGGTGTTAGAGGAACTGGAGGTAAACCCTCAGTTTTTGCAAATGGTTTCTCCAAATGAAACTGTAGTCGTTGTTTCCTTTAATACGTCTATCGGGGAAACGAGCGGGATGATTAATATTTGTATTCCGCATGTTGTTCTTGAACCAATCATACCGAAACTGTCTGTTCACTACTGGATGCAGAACCGGCAGACAAAGGAAAATAATTCTGACGAGTTCGCCGCCTTGTCGAAAACGATTCAAAGTGCCCAAGTAGATGTACGAGCTATCTTAGGTGAAGCTGATATGTCGATTGAGGAATTTTTGAAGCTTAATAAAAATGATGTGATTCGACTAGATCAACTTATTGAAGAGCCGATGAAACTCAAAGTGGACGAGGAAGAGAAGTTTTTCATCCAGCCAGGCAAAAGAAAGAACAGACTAGCCGTACAAGTGTTAGATGAATACCGGAGGAGGGCCAAACAGTATGAATGA
- the flgG gene encoding flagellar basal body rod protein FlgG, with translation MLRSMYAGISGMKGFQAKLDTIGNNIANVNTYGFKKGRVTFQDMMSQTVSGAQGPIQGAGGDNVRGGVNPSQVGLGSQIGSIDTIHTQGNRQTTNRPLDLAIEGDGMFILAEGTAASGINTAAKTVALEDVNLSFTRAGNFYLDDDGAIVNAEGKYVIGETDTGTAGVITIPEDAQSFSIQSDGTVNYVNNQGDLAVAGQIRLAQFSNPSGLQKIGGNSFQLTENAGVFTAAGDGELATLQDLLVAGQGGTGQMVSGALEMSNVDLAESFTEMIVAQRGFQANTRIITTSDEILQELVNLKR, from the coding sequence ATGCTTCGTTCAATGTATGCAGGAATTTCTGGTATGAAAGGGTTTCAGGCAAAGTTAGATACAATTGGAAACAATATTGCCAATGTAAATACGTACGGATTTAAAAAAGGCCGGGTCACTTTCCAGGACATGATGAGTCAGACAGTATCTGGAGCTCAAGGACCGATCCAGGGAGCAGGCGGGGACAATGTCCGGGGTGGAGTGAACCCTTCACAAGTTGGACTTGGCTCACAAATTGGCTCCATTGATACAATCCATACGCAGGGTAATCGTCAAACAACGAATCGTCCGCTTGATTTAGCCATTGAAGGAGACGGCATGTTTATCCTGGCTGAAGGAACCGCTGCGTCAGGTATCAATACAGCTGCTAAAACCGTTGCTCTTGAGGACGTAAACTTAAGTTTTACGCGAGCGGGTAACTTCTACTTAGATGATGACGGTGCCATCGTGAACGCGGAAGGAAAATATGTGATCGGAGAAACGGATACGGGGACTGCTGGAGTGATTACCATTCCTGAAGATGCCCAAAGCTTCAGCATTCAGTCAGATGGAACCGTAAACTACGTAAACAATCAAGGGGATCTTGCTGTAGCGGGACAAATTAGACTTGCTCAATTTTCGAACCCGAGCGGGCTTCAGAAAATTGGCGGGAACAGCTTCCAGTTAACGGAGAATGCCGGGGTGTTTACAGCAGCTGGTGATGGAGAGTTGGCCACCCTTCAAGATCTTCTCGTAGCTGGTCAAGGAGGAACCGGTCAAATGGTGTCCGGAGCACTGGAAATGTCGAACGTGGATTTAGCCGAATCATTTACTGAAATGATCGTGGCGCAACGAGGTTTTCAAGCAAACACAAGAATTATTACGACCTCAGATGAAATCTTGCAAGAATTAGTAAACTTAAAACGTTAG